The Balneola sp. genomic sequence CTGATTTCGTTCTTTTTCGGTGGGCTTAGTTAGAGCTACTATGCGAGTTACCCTTGGGCTCATCACTTGTGCTATTGTCTTTATAGCCCCACCTTTTCCCGCGGCGTCCCTCCCCTCAAAAACCACACACACTTTTAAACCCTGCTCTTTAATCCAGTATTGAAGCTTTACCAATTCTGCCTGGAGCTTATCCAACTCCTGATTGTATACTTCCCGATCCAGTTTTCCATTTGCTGAATAGATACAGCCTCCTTCCTATACGTTGATATACTGAGAAAAAAGCTCTAAAGGAAATGAGATGCAAGTACTTAAAAAGTGACTTTCAAAACTATTTCCCTAACCATTAAGTCGGTATCTTTATCGAAATGAGTTCATCTACTAAAACCACCCCAAATATCCCCATTATCTATGAAGACAATCATCTATTAGTCATAGATAAACCCGCTGGTGTATTATCACAGGAAGACCGAACCGGAGCACCGGATGTATTAACTCTCTGCAAGAAGTACATCAAAAAGGAATACAAGAAACCAGGCAATGTGTGGCTGGGACTTGTTCACCGTTTAGATCGGCCTGTCAGCGGGCTGATGGTGCTTGCTAAAACCTCCAAGGCGGCATCCCGACTTTCGGAAGAAGTACGGAAGAACAACATGAGTAAGACCTATTGGGCGCTAGTATATGGTATGGCTCCTATGGAGCAACAGCTTACACACTTTTTAGAAAAAGATAGAAGAACTAATCTTGTAAAAGCTTATAACTCTAAAAAGAAAGGTGGAAAAGAAGCACGTTTGAGTTTCTCGACGATCAAACAGAGCAAGGATTATAGTGTTGTAGAAGTGAATTTAGAAACAGGTCGACCTCACCAGATTCGAGTTCAGCTCGCAAAAATTGGACATCCTATTTTTGGAGACTATAAATATGGAGAACAAGGAACTGGTCCAGGAAAACAATTGGCTCTTCGCTCCATGAAGCTTTCGTTTAAACATCCGACTAAGGATGAAATGCTCTCATTTGAAGCACCGGCACCCAAAAAGCAACCCTGGGATATCTTTCAGTATTGAGGTTGAAATTAAGTGAAAAGAACTTTGTCATTTCGATTGATTCTGATGAAATCAGAAGATTGAGAAATCTAAAAATTGGGTTAACAAAAATGTATTCTTTAGATGTCTCACATCTGTTCGACATGACAATATGATATTTAAAAGAGATCAATGGCTAAAATCTCCCACACTGCTGCTTTTATCGGAATTAAGTTTTATGGGTTAACCAAAGATGCCAGGATTTCCCAACACTTTGATCCCTTCCTCCCTTCCTTCTATCAAAACCTGGTAAGTCACCTTCCTAGTCATCTTAGCTGGTACCAAAGCTTTCTGAACTCACAATGGATGAGAAGATTTTTTATGTGGACTGAGGAGCTTCTCCTTCCCGGGGATATCATGCACATCATTTGCAGGAAATATTACCTAGATAAAATGATAAAGGAATCGCTTGAATCCGGAGTCGAACAACTGGTCATCCTGGGTAGTGGTTTTGATCATATCGGAGCTTACTTTTCTTCCAAAGGAACCCCTTGTTTTGAATTGGATCGTGAGTTAATGACTAAAGAGAAACAGTTTTTTCTTGAAAAATTTGAATATCAAAAAACAAACCTTGTGCTTATTCCTGGGGATTTTGAAAAAGGAAGATTGTGTGAATTTCTATCTTCTGCTGCTACTTTCGATACCTCTAAAACCACGCTTTTTATTGCTGAAGGGTTTTTCGATTACCTGTCTGTGCAAAGCTCCAGAGAAATTCTTGAAGACATCAGGGAGCTAAATCCTCAAAACAAATTACTCACCACTTTTTTCTCTCTGGATGAACTAAATAGCTTCCATCGATTCTCCTTTACTTCCGGAGTAAGCATGGTTGGAGAATCATTGAAGCTCCCTTTGAACCTTAGTTCTTTTACAACACTTCTTCAGAAATATGGATTCATACCTGGAAAAAAAATAAGCTTCGTGGATATGGAAGAAGGTTTGGTAAAAGAAACCGGGTTAAATCTTCCGGTTTTGAATGGGTTTTATATACTTAAGACTGGTAATTAATCTTCCTCTTCCAAAAAAGAATCTGGTAACGCCTTCGTAGCCTTGGCTCCTAATTTTTTGAGCTTTTCTGCTTGACCGAGGAGATTTCCAGAACCGGTAGATAACCTCTTCATTGCAGTATCATAACTGTCCTGAGTTTGTCGGATTCGTTGACCAATGTCATTCATGCTTTCCACAAAACCTACGAACTTATCATAAAGTGCTCCTCCACGGTCCGCTATTTCTAGGGCGTGTTTATTTTGTCGGTCTCGCTTCCAAATAGTGTTAATAGTGAATAATGTAGCCAATAGTGTGGAAGGACTCACAATCACGATGTTCTTCTCAAAGCTCTCGTTATATAAATTCGGCTCACTTTGAAGTGCAGCCGCAAAAGCCGGTTCTACCGGAATAAAGAGCAAGACAAAATCCGGAGTTTTATTGTCATAAATCTGAGGGTAGTTCTTCTCGCTTAAGCCTTTTACATGAGTTCGAATTGAAAGCACATGCTCTTTAATGGCTTTGAGCTGATCGTCTTCATTCTCTGCCGTTGTAAATCGCTCGAATGCAGTTAACGAAACCTTTGAGTCAACAATCAGGAACTTCTCATCAGGGAGTTTAACTACCACATCTGGTTGGAGTCGTCGGCCATCTTCGAGCGTCTCGCTTTGCTGAGTAAAATACTCCTCGTCTTTCCTGAGTCCGGATTTCTCGAGAATACTCGCCAGTACCACTTCCCCCCAATTCCCTTGGGCTTTGCTATCTCCTTTTAACGCTTTGGTAAGGTTTTTGGCATCCTCACTCATTTGATTATTCAGCTCCATAAGCTGCTTGAGCTCTTGCTTCAAGGAGCCACGAGCTTCTACCTGATCTTTATGAGTCTCCTCAACCTTCTTCTTAAACTCTTCCAGTTTCAATCCCAATGGGTTGAGAAGCTGATCAAGGCTTTCTTTGTTCTGTTTTGTGAACTTCTCGGCTTTTTCGTCCAGGATTTTATTGGCAAGATTTTCAAACTGGGTCTTCAACTGCTCCTGCATAGCAGCCAGTTCTTCCTTTTGCTCAGATAGTTTTACCTGTAGGTTTCGATAATCGGCATTCAGCTCAGCTAATTGCTTATCCAGCTGGTTTGCACGATCCCTTTCTTGCTTTATCTCTACCTCTTTTTCCCTTAAGAACTGTTCATGCTTTTCCTCAACTTCTTTTTGCTGAGTCTCAAGATTTGCATTTCGCTCTTCCAGTCGGGAAGTCTCGGATTTTGATTTGAAGTAAATAATCAAAAAGCCAACAAGACCCCCAACTAGTAATCCTCCAATGAGGTAAACAATCTCCATTTACCCTCTCGCTAAAATTTCTTTCATCTTTTCTTGTAGTACTGGATTATGAAAAACCCCATTATGACCCTGGCCTTCAAGCATGATATATTCATCATTATCATCCAAATACTTGTTGAGTTTTACACCTCTTTCAACAGGAAGACGAGTATCTTCTCCTGCATAAAAGATAGTGATTGGTTCATCAATCCTGGGTAAAGCCAAATCTGTTCTAAGCGGGTACCTCACAAGAAACGAGGGTAAAAATGGGTAAGACATATTCTTCATATCCACCATGCTATAATAAGGCGTCCAAATAATTAGTTCTTTTGGATCGTTTTCCGCTGCTACCAATGCTGCCACTCCTGAACCAAGAGAATATCCAAGTACAATAATCTGATTTTCTGAATACTCTTTCTTCATTTCATCATAAACAATCTTCATATCACCGACAAGGTCGTCCTCGTCCTTGAGCTTCCCTGTACTTAATCCATATTCCCGGTAGTCGGGATATAGAATGTCATAGTTATTATCCAGAAATAGAGTGAATTTTTCCGGGTTTGTATCTGTACTTCCCCCATTACCATGGTAATAAATCACCAGACCTTTAGAAGAATCCGATTTAGCGAGAATACCATGTATCCTTGCTCCATCTGTTACATCGAAATATCGCTCTTCAAACTCAAAGGGGTAGTTGAATATATGCCCTTCTTCTAACTTAGTTGGATTGAATAAAATCGCATTCTGGATACTGTAGAAATAAATACATACCCCAATATATAGAAGGCAAATGGTAACAAATGTGCCAAGCGCTGATTTCCTAAGCATGCAATAGTTTTTTGGAGGAAGATAGCCTATTGAGGGCTTTAAATCTCATCAATTCGAAACTGGAAAAAGATCAATTTTTTATCTAAAATGTAAGCGCTTTCATAATTATATTTTTATGCAAAAATACTTCCTCCTCATCGTTTGTATTTTCCTTCTTTCATCTGGCTTAAAAGCCCAGGAACAAGAAAAAGAAGCTAGTAATCCTCCTATCTACATCGCCTTCCTCTGGCATATGCATCAGCCTTTATACTGGCCGGGAGAAACCATTCTGGAAACCCAGGCAGCCAACTATTATCCCTATTCTGTTTTTGACATCCATAATTTGCGAATTGGTCCTTATACTACCTGGCCAAAAATTGCTGTTCAAAAAGGAATTGATGCCGAGCTCCCTCACCTCGGAGCATCAGTAAGCTTTTCAGGTACACTCATCGAAAATCTGAATCACCTTGAGGATAATGGAAACGGAAATTTTTCAAACTGGACTTCGCATTGGAACTCAGTAATTAACCAGACTACAACTCTTGGTAACCCAAGAATGGATATGATAGGCTTTGGGTATTACCATCCGTTAATGGGACTGATAGAGTATGATGACATTCGAGCCCAGATACAAAAGCATAAACAAATTATGGGAGATACATTTGACGGTTCCTATTCAAAAGGAATATTTCCTCCTGAAAATGCTTTTTCCACTGATATGATCCCAGCACTTGTTGACGAAGGCCTGGAATGGGTATTGGTGGATAATATCCACTTTGAAAGAGCTTCTGAAGGATACCCTTACAATACAGGAGGGAACTTATATGAGCCCAATCAGGCCGATGTGAGAAACCCAAATCCTGGAGATTGGGTTCAATTAAACAACCTGTGGGCCCCAACTATGATCTCCGCACAATGGGGGCACCAGCCTCATTACGTGGAGTACACGAATCCAGAAACTGGAGAGACTTCAAAGATCATTGCTGTACCAACTGAGCGATATATGGGAAATGAAGATGGACGTGGTGGATTCGGTGCATTACAGTATGAATCAGTAATGAGCCAGATAGAAAGCTATAACACCGATCCTGACCACCCTATTCTAATTGTTCTTCATCATGACGGTGATAATTTCGGAGGAGGTTCGGAAGGCTATTATAATGGTAATTTCCAAGCTTTTGTGGATTGGGCTAAAGGTCAACCGGATCGTTTTGTACCTACCACCATTCAGGACTATCTGGACATGTTCCCACCGGATGAGAATGATGTAATACATATCGAAAGTGGGAGTTGGGCAGGAGCCGATAATGGAGACCCCGAATTTAAGAAATGGTTGGGCGATCCCGGAGCAGATGGATATAGTCCGGACAGAAATAGTTGGGGAGTAATCACAGCAGCCAAAAACTTTGTTGATCATGCAGGTACCGTTGATGAACTAAGCGCTAATTACCTGGAGGCTCAGACTTTCCTCCTAAATGCTGAAGGAAGTGATTACTGGTATTGGGATAACTCAATCGATGGGATTTGGGATACACACCCAACTACGGCTTCTAACCTTGCAATTGCAAAAGCTGAACTTGTAATCAATGATGGAGCCGATAC encodes the following:
- a CDS encoding DNA recombination protein RmuC; amino-acid sequence: MEIVYLIGGLLVGGLVGFLIIYFKSKSETSRLEERNANLETQQKEVEEKHEQFLREKEVEIKQERDRANQLDKQLAELNADYRNLQVKLSEQKEELAAMQEQLKTQFENLANKILDEKAEKFTKQNKESLDQLLNPLGLKLEEFKKKVEETHKDQVEARGSLKQELKQLMELNNQMSEDAKNLTKALKGDSKAQGNWGEVVLASILEKSGLRKDEEYFTQQSETLEDGRRLQPDVVVKLPDEKFLIVDSKVSLTAFERFTTAENEDDQLKAIKEHVLSIRTHVKGLSEKNYPQIYDNKTPDFVLLFIPVEPAFAAALQSEPNLYNESFEKNIVIVSPSTLLATLFTINTIWKRDRQNKHALEIADRGGALYDKFVGFVESMNDIGQRIRQTQDSYDTAMKRLSTGSGNLLGQAEKLKKLGAKATKALPDSFLEEED
- a CDS encoding alpha/beta fold hydrolase, yielding MLRKSALGTFVTICLLYIGVCIYFYSIQNAILFNPTKLEEGHIFNYPFEFEERYFDVTDGARIHGILAKSDSSKGLVIYYHGNGGSTDTNPEKFTLFLDNNYDILYPDYREYGLSTGKLKDEDDLVGDMKIVYDEMKKEYSENQIIVLGYSLGSGVAALVAAENDPKELIIWTPYYSMVDMKNMSYPFLPSFLVRYPLRTDLALPRIDEPITIFYAGEDTRLPVERGVKLNKYLDDNDEYIMLEGQGHNGVFHNPVLQEKMKEILARG
- a CDS encoding RNA pseudouridine synthase; translation: MSSSTKTTPNIPIIYEDNHLLVIDKPAGVLSQEDRTGAPDVLTLCKKYIKKEYKKPGNVWLGLVHRLDRPVSGLMVLAKTSKAASRLSEEVRKNNMSKTYWALVYGMAPMEQQLTHFLEKDRRTNLVKAYNSKKKGGKEARLSFSTIKQSKDYSVVEVNLETGRPHQIRVQLAKIGHPIFGDYKYGEQGTGPGKQLALRSMKLSFKHPTKDEMLSFEAPAPKKQPWDIFQY